A portion of the Ricinus communis isolate WT05 ecotype wild-type chromosome 10, ASM1957865v1, whole genome shotgun sequence genome contains these proteins:
- the LOC107262441 gene encoding protein NRT1/ PTR FAMILY 5.6-like, with protein MELPKEAETREVDGEKWVYDSSLDHKGRVPLRARTGVWKASLFIIAIEFSERLSYFGIATSLIIYLTKVIHQDLKTAAKSVNYWSGVTTLMPLFGGFLADAYWGRYSTVLVSSIIYLTGLILLTMSQFVPSLKACDATDECGQARKIHEVVFFLAIYLVSIGTGGHKPSLESFGADQFDDDHCEERKKKMSFFNWWNFGLCSGLLLGVTVIVYTQDHVSWGVAYIILALVMAISLAIFIIGRPFYRYRATSGSPLTPMLKVLVAAIRKRKLPYPSNLAHLYQLSKSQMGRGRLLGHTQKHRFLDKAAILEGTENSAEKQSPWRLATVTEVEELKLIINMIPIWLATLPFGICVAQTSTFFIKQGTMLNRKIGNGFEIPSASIFALGAVGMIISVTIYEKILIPTVRKATANERGITILQRIGIGMGFSIATMVVAALVEKKRLDVVEQNPLKGSLSMSVFWLAPQFVIMGIGDGFALVGLQEYFYDQVPDSMRSLGIAFYLSVNGAANFLSSLLITVVDDVTERNGKSWFGKDLNTSRLDNFYWLLAAMAAANLIIYVFLARRYSYKNVQGGVVVADCPEHNIGGDSMA; from the exons ATGGAGCTGCCAAAGGAAGCAGAAACAAGAGAAGTTGATGGAGAGAAATGGGTTTATGATTCTTCTTTGGATCATAAAGGAAGGGTTCCTCTCCGGGCTCGCACTGGTGTTTGGAAAGCATCTCTGTTTATCATCG CAATTGAATTTAGTGAGAGGCTTAGCTACTTTGGGATAGCAACTAGTTTAATCATTTATCTGACAAAAGTGATTCATCAAGATCTTAAGACGGCTGCAAAGAGTGTCAACTACTGGTCTGGTGTCACTACTTTGATGCCTCTTTTTGGAGGATTTCTTGCTGATGCTTACTGGGGCCGATACTCAACTGTTTTGGTTTCATCTATAATCTATCTTACG GGTTTGATTCTGTTGACAATGTCCCAATTTGTTCCAAGTCTAAAGGCTTGTGATGCAACTGATGAGTGTGGTCAAGCCAGAAAGATACATGAAGTGGTATTCTTCCTTGCCATTTATTTGGTCTCCATAGGGACTGGAGGACATAAACCTTCCCTCGAGAGTTTCGGAGCAGATCAATTTGACGATGATCACTgcgaggaaagaaagaaaaagatgtcATTTTTTAACTGGTGGAACTTTGGACTTTGCAGTGGACTTCTCCTTGGTGTGACAGTAATTGTTTACACACAAGACCATGTCAGTTGGGGTGTTGCATATATTATTCTTGCACTTGTTATGGCGATATCACTAGCCATCTTCATTATTGGAAGACCATTTTACCGATATCGAGCAACATCAGGCAGCCCTTTGACGCCAATGTTGAAGGTTCTTGTAGCTGCcataagaaagagaaagctGCCTTATCCCTCAAATCTGGCTCATTTATATCAGCTCTCCAAGTCACAGATGGGCCGAGGGAGGCTTCTCGGCCATACTCAGAAGCATAG GTTTCTTGACAAAGCGGCTATTCTTGAAGGCACAGAAAATTCTGCTGAAAAGCAAAGCCCTTGGAGACTAGCAACAGTGACTGAGGTAGAGGAATTGAAGTTAATTATCAACATGATCCCAATATGGTTAGCGACATTACCATTCGGGATCTGTGTAGCACAAACATCAACATTCTTTATTAAGCAAGGCACCATGTTGAACAGAAAAATCGGTAACGGTTTCGAGATTCCTTCAGCTTCTATTTTCGCACTCGGTGCTGTTGGAATGATAATCTCCGTAACAATTTATGAGAAGATCTTGATACCAACAGTAAGAAAGGCAACAGCAAATGAACGAGGCATTACAATACTTCAAAGAATTGGTATTGGAATGGGTTTCTCCATTGCTACAATGGTAGTTGCAGCATTGGTTGAGAAAAAGAGGCTGGATGTTGTGGAGCAGAACCCATTAAAGGGTTCACTCTCAATGAGTGTGTTTTGGTTGGCTCCACAATTTGTCATCATGGGCATTGGAGATGGGTTTGCATTAGTGGGATTGCAggaatatttttatgatcaaGTTCCTGATTCAATGAGGAGTTTGGGCATTGCCTTTTACCTTAGCGTCAATGGAGCTGCAAACTTCCTTAGTAGTCTCCTGATAACAGTAGTCGATGATGTCACAGAGAGAAATGGGAAGAGTTGGTTTGGCAAGGACCTAAATACTAGCCGCTTGGACAATTTTTATTGGCTTTTGGCAGCCATGGCTGCTGCGAACTTGATCATCTATGTGTTCTTGGCTCGCCgatattcatataaaaatgTGCAGGGAGGTGTGGTTGTAGCTGATTGCCCTGAACATAATATTGGAGGTGACTCAATGGCTTAA